From a single Pseudalkalibacillus hwajinpoensis genomic region:
- the yppF gene encoding YppF family protein, producing the protein MSIQNLINAFEQVKGRKPATADELLDFAQMNYLRGTFSLNEYQIYFKELHAQGAKKPEYFTQEEMKAF; encoded by the coding sequence ATGTCCATACAGAATCTGATAAACGCATTCGAACAGGTAAAGGGAAGAAAACCAGCTACCGCAGACGAATTACTCGACTTTGCCCAGATGAACTATTTACGTGGTACATTTTCTTTAAATGAGTATCAAATCTACTTTAAAGAACTTCATGCACAAGGTGCAAAGAAACCAGAATACTTCACACAGGAAGAAATGAAAGCCTTTTAA
- a CDS encoding THUMP domain-containing class I SAM-dependent RNA methyltransferase, with the protein MAKYELIATATMGLESLVAREVKDLGFENVRVENGKVTYESDELGICRSNYWLRTADRVKLKVGEFKVTTFDELFEATKALPWGDLLPINAEFPVSGRSVKSTLYSVPDCQAIVKKAIVESLKENYNVSWFDEDGPLFKIEVAIHKDTAILTIDSSGKGLHRRGYRYLHSAAPLKETMAAAMVMLTNWNADKPFIDPFCGSGTLPIEAAMIGQNIAPGFNREFASEDWEWIGKKRWEEAMIETEDLANYDQPLHIFGSDLDPKMVDLSKNNALEAGFGDLIQFKQMQVTDVSSRLEYGTLIGNPPYGERLGEREEVEDMYRKMGKAFRERLDTWSVYILTSHPRFEEVYGKRATKNRKLYNGDIKTHYFQFFGPKPPKKD; encoded by the coding sequence ATGGCAAAGTATGAATTGATTGCAACGGCCACAATGGGGCTCGAATCATTGGTTGCTCGTGAAGTGAAGGATCTTGGTTTTGAAAACGTACGCGTTGAAAACGGGAAAGTCACTTATGAAAGTGACGAGCTTGGGATATGTCGCTCTAATTACTGGTTAAGAACAGCCGATCGTGTGAAGCTTAAGGTCGGGGAATTTAAGGTCACCACTTTTGATGAGCTTTTTGAAGCTACAAAAGCTCTTCCATGGGGAGATTTGCTTCCGATTAATGCTGAATTTCCGGTTAGTGGAAGATCTGTAAAGTCAACGTTATATAGCGTTCCAGATTGTCAGGCCATTGTGAAGAAAGCTATTGTTGAAAGCTTGAAAGAGAATTATAACGTGTCATGGTTTGATGAAGACGGACCACTTTTTAAAATTGAAGTAGCGATCCACAAGGATACAGCAATTCTAACGATTGATTCGAGTGGTAAAGGGTTGCATCGTAGAGGGTATCGTTACTTGCATAGTGCAGCACCGCTTAAGGAGACGATGGCAGCAGCAATGGTTATGCTAACAAATTGGAATGCTGATAAGCCATTTATCGATCCTTTCTGTGGCTCAGGTACACTTCCAATCGAAGCAGCGATGATCGGCCAGAATATCGCGCCAGGATTTAACCGCGAATTTGCTTCTGAAGATTGGGAGTGGATTGGTAAGAAACGCTGGGAAGAAGCGATGATTGAAACGGAAGATCTCGCGAATTACGATCAGCCACTTCATATTTTTGGAAGTGATCTGGATCCGAAAATGGTAGATCTCTCTAAAAACAATGCACTTGAAGCAGGTTTCGGGGATCTTATTCAATTTAAACAGATGCAGGTAACCGATGTGAGCTCAAGGTTAGAATACGGTACTCTGATCGGTAATCCTCCATATGGCGAACGCCTCGGAGAACGTGAAGAAGTTGAGGACATGTACCGTAAGATGGGGAAAGCGTTCCGTGAGCGTCTTGATACATGGTCTGTATACATTCTAACTTCTCATCCACGCTTCGAAGAGGTGTATGGTAAGAGAGCAACGAAGAACCGTAAGTTATATAATGGTGATATTAAAACACATTACTTCCAGTTCTTTGGGCCAAAACCACCAAAGAAAGATTAA